The following proteins come from a genomic window of Ilumatobacter coccineus YM16-304:
- a CDS encoding lysophospholipid acyltransferase family protein, producing the protein MTASDARRTFRRFRVVAWIFRFVRPIFAKVDIHYRGDRPSSGPMIFVANHNSFFDIPVGLEFFLRLGIAPQIAVHRRFFSNRIVGAALRYVGAVPVEAGTGDQWLAGAVAELDAGRAVALMPEGRITEENTTVGRLRSGVVRLAAQTDAPVWPIGVLGTDEVWPLGRPIPRLRIRRPTIVVNVGVPMTTDGTTPDAFIDELAAAVDELIGDHATRPAR; encoded by the coding sequence GTGACCGCCAGCGACGCTCGGCGAACGTTCCGTCGGTTCCGCGTCGTGGCGTGGATCTTCCGGTTCGTGCGACCGATCTTCGCGAAGGTCGACATCCACTATCGAGGAGATCGGCCGTCGAGCGGGCCGATGATCTTCGTCGCCAACCACAACAGCTTCTTCGACATCCCGGTCGGTCTCGAGTTCTTCCTCCGGCTCGGGATCGCCCCGCAGATCGCCGTGCACCGCCGGTTCTTTTCGAACCGGATCGTGGGTGCTGCGTTGCGCTACGTCGGTGCCGTGCCGGTCGAAGCGGGGACGGGGGACCAGTGGCTGGCCGGAGCCGTTGCCGAACTCGACGCCGGTCGAGCCGTCGCACTGATGCCCGAAGGCAGGATCACCGAGGAGAACACCACGGTCGGTCGGCTCCGCAGCGGGGTCGTCCGCCTCGCGGCGCAGACCGATGCACCGGTGTGGCCGATCGGCGTGCTCGGCACCGACGAGGTCTGGCCGCTCGGTCGGCCGATACCTCGCCTGCGGATTCGACGGCCCACCATCGTCGTCAACGTCGGTGTGCCGATGACCACCGACGGCACCACACCCGACGCGTTCATCGACGAACTCGCCGCCGCCGTCGACGAGTTGATCGGCGATCACGCAACTCGGCCGGCGCGATAG
- a CDS encoding PspC domain-containing protein, with amino-acid sequence MNARLPGPDTSTALPPPSSNPPPAPNPGAPTEPRLVRPRDGRRLGGVCAGIADKYGWSRTTVRALALLSILLPGPQVIAYAVAWFVVPDETDGRPVVAVDVDKATGDIARLVKR; translated from the coding sequence ATGAACGCACGACTCCCCGGTCCCGACACGTCGACAGCACTCCCACCGCCATCATCGAACCCGCCACCGGCCCCGAACCCCGGAGCACCGACGGAGCCTCGCCTCGTGCGACCCCGAGACGGTCGCCGCCTCGGTGGTGTGTGCGCCGGGATCGCCGACAAGTACGGCTGGAGTCGCACCACCGTGCGGGCGTTGGCACTCCTCAGCATCCTGCTGCCCGGCCCGCAGGTGATCGCGTACGCCGTGGCGTGGTTCGTCGTGCCCGACGAGACCGACGGGCGTCCCGTCGTGGCGGTCGACGTCGACAAGGCCACCGGCGACATCGCTCGGCTGGTGAAGCGCTGA
- a CDS encoding ABC transporter ATP-binding protein, producing MAGSGNAHLRDEAVLRVVDLVVEFPAKKKQVVHAVSGVSFDLDRGETLGIVGESGCGKTTTGRAVMHLEHASSGQIELNGVDLASTSGEQLRQARRAMQMIFQDPVSSLNPSRRVKDIVREGLEIWGTKTGAFREGWVEDIMESVGLGDPSVGERRPHEFSGGQCQRICIARALVMDPDVLILDEPVSALDVSVQAQILNLLESLKTKFGLTMLFISHDLAVVKNISDRVMVMYLGKVCEVAETDLLYDNPTHPYTRALLASIPGHTLDLPPASELISGELPSPLDPPSGCRFRTRCPRATERCAAEEPVLEEIEPGHWIACHHP from the coding sequence ATGGCAGGCTCCGGAAACGCCCATCTGCGAGACGAGGCCGTGCTTCGTGTCGTCGATCTCGTCGTCGAGTTCCCGGCGAAGAAGAAGCAGGTGGTCCACGCGGTGTCGGGCGTGAGCTTCGACCTCGACCGTGGCGAGACGCTCGGGATCGTGGGCGAGTCGGGCTGCGGCAAGACCACGACCGGTCGAGCGGTGATGCACCTCGAGCACGCGTCGAGCGGTCAGATCGAACTGAACGGCGTCGACCTCGCCAGCACGTCGGGTGAACAGCTTCGCCAGGCTCGGCGAGCGATGCAGATGATCTTCCAGGATCCGGTGTCGTCGCTCAACCCGAGTCGCCGCGTGAAAGACATCGTGCGCGAGGGACTCGAGATCTGGGGTACGAAGACCGGTGCGTTCCGCGAGGGGTGGGTCGAAGACATCATGGAGTCGGTCGGCCTGGGTGACCCGAGCGTCGGCGAGCGTCGACCACACGAGTTCTCCGGCGGCCAGTGTCAACGCATCTGCATCGCCCGCGCGCTCGTGATGGATCCCGACGTGCTGATCCTCGACGAGCCGGTCTCGGCGCTCGACGTGTCGGTGCAGGCGCAGATCCTCAACCTGCTCGAGAGTCTGAAGACCAAGTTCGGGCTCACCATGTTGTTCATCAGCCATGACCTGGCGGTGGTGAAGAACATCTCCGATCGGGTGATGGTGATGTATCTCGGCAAGGTGTGTGAGGTCGCCGAGACCGACCTGCTCTACGACAACCCCACGCATCCCTACACGCGGGCGTTGCTCGCGTCGATTCCCGGGCACACGCTCGATCTGCCGCCGGCCAGCGAGCTGATCAGCGGTGAGCTCCCGTCGCCGCTCGACCCGCCGTCGGGCTGTCGGTTCCGCACACGCTGCCCGCGGGCGACCGAGCGGTGTGCCGCCGAAGAACCGGTCCTCGAAGAGATCGAGCCCGGTCACTGGATCGCCTGCCACCACCCCTGA
- a CDS encoding dipeptide/oligopeptide/nickel ABC transporter permease/ATP-binding protein codes for MALVEPGPTGVGTASDAAVAASTGTEIGSPGTPVDQRPKAPRRSLGVVFYLSASWIALLVFFALFRDLLPLRDPEALGIRTREVMAFEGPGLNAWFGGDGSGRDLFARVVQGARPALILGLTVTICGGLLGTMVGITAGYLKGKVDAVTSILIDIALAFPGLVLLIAVRATFGNSMTVFIVLFSLTSIPAYARIVRGATFALAEREFVDAASGMGATKRRILVRELAPNIALPVLSFAFIGFALVIVAEGGLAFIGLSLDQVTWGQLIAEGAGDISNHGHVALIPSTVMFLTILAFNLVGDGLRSLWAPREVATQRRLRVAGEHRSSTTSAALHVADLHTTLHTPAGDVRAVDGVSLSVQPGEALGVVGESGSGKTMVLRSIVGAFALADVTRSGTVEVDGVDMLRSAPDEIKHALGTKIGMVSQNPLTALNPVRRIETQIVEPMMVHRDMTRAAARERALDLLRQVGIPAPERRLREYPHQLSGGMRQRVTIAIALANEPGLLLADEPTTALDVTVQDQILTLLSGLQRERNMAMVLVTHDLAVVKGFTDRVAIVYAGEVIESGPTDEIFVDPKHRYTVALMQSMPNLELPSHSALTTIEGRPPSLIDPPAGCRFSPRCSAAQDICSTEAPVRSGDDHHWFRCHFPADVTQVAAPTRREDD; via the coding sequence ATGGCGCTCGTTGAACCGGGCCCGACCGGCGTCGGGACGGCGAGTGACGCGGCCGTGGCAGCGTCGACCGGCACCGAGATCGGGAGCCCTGGCACGCCGGTCGATCAGCGGCCGAAGGCGCCACGTCGGTCGCTCGGTGTGGTGTTCTACCTGTCGGCGTCGTGGATCGCCCTGCTCGTGTTCTTCGCGCTGTTCCGCGATCTGCTGCCGCTGCGTGACCCCGAGGCGCTCGGCATCCGCACCCGCGAGGTCATGGCGTTCGAAGGGCCGGGACTCAACGCCTGGTTCGGCGGCGACGGGAGCGGACGTGATCTGTTCGCCCGTGTCGTCCAGGGTGCCCGGCCGGCGCTCATCCTCGGTCTCACCGTCACGATCTGCGGTGGTCTGTTGGGCACGATGGTCGGTATCACCGCCGGATACCTGAAGGGCAAGGTCGACGCGGTCACGTCGATCCTCATCGACATCGCGCTCGCATTCCCCGGCCTGGTGCTGCTCATCGCGGTGCGGGCCACGTTCGGCAACTCGATGACGGTGTTCATCGTGTTGTTCAGCCTCACGAGCATCCCGGCCTACGCCCGCATCGTGCGCGGTGCGACCTTCGCGCTCGCTGAGCGGGAGTTCGTCGACGCGGCATCGGGCATGGGCGCGACGAAGCGACGGATCCTCGTCCGTGAGCTCGCCCCCAACATCGCGCTGCCGGTGCTGTCGTTCGCGTTCATCGGGTTCGCGCTCGTCATCGTCGCCGAGGGCGGCCTCGCGTTCATCGGCTTGTCGCTCGACCAGGTCACCTGGGGGCAACTCATCGCCGAGGGCGCCGGCGACATCAGCAACCACGGCCACGTTGCGCTGATCCCGTCCACGGTGATGTTCCTCACGATCCTCGCGTTCAACCTCGTCGGCGACGGACTCCGTTCGCTGTGGGCGCCTCGCGAGGTCGCCACCCAACGACGCCTGCGCGTGGCGGGCGAGCATCGGTCGAGCACCACCTCGGCGGCGTTGCACGTCGCCGATCTGCACACCACGCTGCACACGCCGGCCGGCGACGTTCGCGCCGTCGACGGTGTGTCGCTCTCGGTGCAGCCTGGCGAGGCGCTCGGCGTGGTCGGCGAGTCAGGGTCGGGCAAGACCATGGTGCTGCGGTCGATCGTCGGCGCGTTCGCGCTCGCCGACGTCACCCGCTCGGGAACGGTCGAGGTCGACGGCGTCGACATGCTGCGATCCGCCCCCGATGAGATCAAGCATGCGCTCGGCACCAAGATCGGCATGGTGTCGCAGAATCCGTTGACGGCGCTCAACCCGGTCCGCCGCATCGAGACCCAGATCGTCGAACCGATGATGGTGCACCGCGACATGACCCGTGCCGCGGCGCGTGAACGTGCGCTCGACCTGCTGCGTCAGGTCGGCATCCCGGCGCCCGAGCGTCGGCTTCGCGAGTACCCGCATCAACTGTCGGGAGGCATGCGGCAACGCGTGACGATCGCGATCGCGCTGGCCAACGAGCCGGGGCTGCTGCTCGCCGACGAGCCGACCACCGCGCTCGACGTGACCGTGCAAGACCAGATCCTCACGCTCCTGTCGGGGCTCCAGCGCGAGCGGAACATGGCGATGGTGCTCGTCACCCACGACCTCGCCGTGGTGAAGGGTTTCACCGACCGGGTCGCCATCGTCTACGCCGGCGAGGTCATCGAGTCGGGCCCGACCGACGAGATCTTCGTCGACCCGAAGCACCGCTACACCGTTGCGCTGATGCAGTCGATGCCCAATCTCGAACTGCCCAGCCACTCTGCGCTCACCACGATCGAAGGGCGGCCGCCGTCGTTGATCGACCCGCCGGCCGGGTGCCGGTTCTCACCACGTTGCTCTGCCGCGCAAGACATCTGCTCCACCGAGGCGCCGGTACGGAGTGGTGATGACCATCACTGGTTCCGCTGCCACTTCCCGGCCGACGTGACCCAGGTGGCGGCACCGACTCGGCGAGAGGACGACTGA
- a CDS encoding putative quinol monooxygenase, with the protein MIIITATLSFETEADRDNAVALTADVQKATRDDEPGCLAYCFAADPAAPTHVQVYELWTDPENLRAHFDHPNYAKMVDVLRNCGGFVHSENRLYAAEDRGPVYDHNGFRFDAVADTGD; encoded by the coding sequence ATGATCATCATCACCGCGACGTTGTCGTTCGAGACCGAGGCCGATCGCGACAACGCCGTCGCACTCACCGCCGACGTCCAGAAGGCCACACGTGACGACGAGCCGGGCTGTCTCGCATACTGCTTCGCCGCCGACCCGGCCGCGCCGACGCACGTCCAGGTGTACGAACTCTGGACCGATCCCGAGAATTTGCGGGCCCACTTCGATCACCCGAACTACGCCAAGATGGTCGACGTGCTCCGCAACTGCGGTGGGTTCGTGCACTCCGAGAACCGCCTGTACGCAGCGGAGGATCGCGGCCCGGTCTACGACCACAACGGCTTCCGCTTCGACGCCGTCGCCGACACGGGAGACTGA
- a CDS encoding NAD-dependent succinate-semialdehyde dehydrogenase: MQYINGEWLDGASTFAVTNPATGEEIGRVADGGVAEATAAVDAAHDAFDGWAGLTAYQRAEHLYAAWRLMTDRAGDLADLMTTEQGKPIKAARNEVKYASDFLLWYAEEAKRVYGETIPSARSDQRFMVMRQPVGVCAAVTPWNYPISMLTRKLGPALAAGCTMVLKPAEQTPLCAKAVFEIFDEIGLPPGVVNMVNASDPVPIGNTWLADDRVRKLSFTGSTEVGKQLAAGAASSVKRVSMELGGHAPFIVFDDADPVHAAKGAAMVKFLNTGQACISPNRIYVQRSIAEPFLETLADRVSKMKAGSGFGDGVSIGPLVDEPSIDKVARQVNDARDKGARVVVGGERLTADGLDAGNFFAPTVLADVTADMAIHSEETFGPVAPVIVFDDDDDILAKANDTAYGLAAYIYTNDISRAWRTAEGLRFGIIGINDINPTSSAAPFGGVKESGIGREGGHVGLDEYLDTKLVGWSV, encoded by the coding sequence GTGCAGTACATCAATGGTGAGTGGCTCGACGGTGCATCGACGTTCGCGGTGACGAACCCGGCGACGGGGGAGGAGATCGGACGGGTCGCCGATGGCGGCGTGGCCGAGGCGACGGCTGCAGTCGACGCGGCACACGACGCGTTCGACGGGTGGGCCGGACTCACCGCGTATCAGCGCGCCGAACATCTCTACGCGGCGTGGCGACTGATGACCGACCGGGCCGGCGATCTCGCCGACCTGATGACCACCGAGCAGGGCAAGCCGATCAAAGCCGCGCGCAACGAAGTGAAGTACGCCTCCGACTTCCTGCTCTGGTACGCCGAGGAGGCGAAGCGGGTCTACGGCGAGACGATTCCGTCGGCACGGTCCGATCAACGCTTCATGGTGATGCGCCAACCCGTCGGCGTGTGCGCGGCGGTGACGCCGTGGAACTATCCGATCTCGATGCTCACCCGCAAGCTCGGGCCGGCACTGGCGGCCGGCTGCACGATGGTGCTCAAGCCGGCGGAGCAGACGCCGCTGTGTGCCAAGGCGGTGTTCGAGATCTTCGACGAGATCGGCCTCCCGCCCGGCGTGGTCAACATGGTCAACGCCTCCGACCCGGTGCCGATCGGCAACACCTGGCTCGCCGACGACCGCGTCCGCAAGCTCTCGTTCACCGGCTCGACCGAGGTCGGCAAGCAGCTCGCTGCCGGCGCGGCGAGCAGCGTCAAGCGGGTGTCGATGGAGCTCGGTGGCCACGCGCCGTTCATCGTGTTCGACGACGCCGACCCCGTCCACGCGGCCAAGGGCGCGGCGATGGTCAAGTTCCTCAACACCGGGCAGGCGTGCATCTCGCCGAACCGCATCTACGTCCAGCGTTCGATCGCCGAGCCGTTCCTCGAGACGCTCGCCGACCGAGTGTCGAAGATGAAGGCCGGATCGGGATTCGGCGACGGTGTGTCGATCGGACCGCTCGTCGACGAGCCGAGCATCGACAAGGTTGCTCGTCAGGTGAACGACGCTCGCGACAAGGGCGCCCGAGTCGTCGTCGGCGGTGAACGCCTCACGGCCGACGGTCTCGACGCCGGCAACTTCTTCGCACCGACCGTGCTCGCCGACGTCACGGCCGACATGGCCATCCACTCCGAGGAGACGTTCGGGCCCGTCGCGCCGGTCATCGTGTTCGATGACGACGACGACATCCTCGCCAAGGCGAACGACACCGCGTACGGACTCGCGGCGTACATCTACACCAACGACATCTCCCGCGCGTGGCGCACCGCCGAGGGCTTGCGCTTCGGCATCATCGGGATCAACGACATCAACCCCACCTCGTCGGCGGCTCCGTTCGGCGGTGTCAAGGAATCGGGCATCGGTCGCGAGGGCGGCCACGTCGGCCTCGACGAGTACCTCGACACGAAACTCGTCGGCTGGTCGGTGTAG
- a CDS encoding metal-dependent hydrolase family protein, protein MSGTLITNARLFVGVDETVIADGAVLIEGDRIVWSGPTADAPDDPDVDGDVERVDVAGRFVMPGMTESHVHLSYSNAHPSQLDKQPVPIAMLDAVDNAAELLRMGFTSAISFGSAQGIDVHLRDAIDSGRVAGPRLLASDRDIGSTGSNADNKEPASEGRKRIADGPWAVRAAVREVAKSGADVVKIFLDGEELSAHAAPGVISYTDEEVEAACTEAHARGLRVACHARSAEAVKQAVRFGVDFIGHANFLDDEAVEMLAAARDRIIVGPGIAWEIQLLNRGHEIGLSRAAMVARGYQREVDETVSAVKRLREVRVPLTIGGDYGLSITPHGTNATDLQYFVELFEMGHAEALLCATRDGGKGFDPAGMVGTLEAETFADLVVVDGDPTGDVTVLQDPDRIVGVMKAGAWHHRHL, encoded by the coding sequence ATGAGCGGCACGCTGATCACCAACGCCCGACTCTTCGTCGGCGTCGACGAGACGGTCATCGCCGACGGCGCGGTGCTGATCGAGGGCGACCGAATCGTGTGGTCCGGGCCGACCGCCGACGCTCCCGACGACCCCGATGTCGACGGCGACGTCGAACGCGTCGACGTCGCCGGCAGGTTCGTCATGCCCGGCATGACCGAGTCGCACGTGCACCTGTCGTATTCGAACGCTCACCCGAGCCAACTCGACAAGCAACCCGTCCCCATCGCCATGCTCGACGCCGTCGACAACGCCGCCGAGCTGCTGCGGATGGGCTTCACGTCGGCGATCAGTTTCGGGTCGGCGCAAGGGATCGACGTGCACCTGCGCGACGCCATCGACTCGGGTCGTGTCGCCGGGCCGCGCCTGTTGGCGTCGGATCGAGACATCGGCTCGACGGGCAGCAACGCCGACAACAAGGAGCCGGCGAGCGAAGGCCGCAAGCGGATCGCCGACGGACCGTGGGCGGTCCGCGCCGCGGTGCGCGAGGTGGCCAAGTCGGGGGCCGACGTCGTGAAGATCTTCCTCGACGGCGAGGAGCTCTCTGCGCATGCTGCGCCGGGCGTGATCAGCTACACCGACGAGGAAGTCGAAGCGGCGTGCACCGAAGCGCACGCACGTGGTCTCCGGGTGGCGTGTCATGCGCGGTCGGCCGAGGCGGTGAAGCAAGCGGTGCGATTCGGCGTCGACTTCATCGGCCATGCCAACTTCCTCGACGACGAAGCGGTCGAGATGCTCGCTGCTGCCCGGGATCGCATCATCGTCGGCCCCGGCATCGCGTGGGAGATCCAACTCCTGAACCGTGGTCACGAGATCGGGCTGAGCCGCGCTGCGATGGTGGCCCGTGGCTACCAACGCGAAGTCGACGAAACCGTGAGCGCGGTGAAGCGACTTCGCGAGGTCCGCGTTCCGCTGACCATCGGCGGCGACTATGGACTCTCGATTACGCCGCACGGCACGAACGCGACCGACCTGCAGTACTTCGTCGAGCTGTTCGAGATGGGCCACGCCGAGGCGCTGCTGTGTGCCACTAGAGATGGCGGCAAGGGCTTCGACCCGGCGGGCATGGTGGGCACGCTCGAAGCCGAGACGTTTGCCGATCTCGTCGTGGTCGACGGCGACCCGACGGGCGATGTGACGGTGCTGCAAGACCCCGACCGCATCGTGGGCGTGATGAAGGCCGGCGCCTGGCACCACCGCCACCTCTGA
- a CDS encoding amidohydrolase family protein yields the protein MSGVFDLHAHVVLGDAFGAAGKYGPFHGDDAEGREYFRVGEYEMKPIPYRRSLFMNVDLRLEAMDRVGIERQMLSPNPLTLFGKIEASPAVDFARATNDAMAAIVAPHPSRLVGAAQVALQDPDAACAELERAVDQLGLVAAYIGTDYGVALDDPSLDDFYRTVVARDVPLFIHGVTNDGVGPAPDQRLHRFGLDLILGYTYEETMAVASLVLGGVLERHPDLDVCVSHGGGAIAFLAQRFDSMASFRGRDSDFAADLRRLWFDSHLEPGRARDLVVDTVGVDRMVYGTNFGGWDTPEQTDEFDAGLTRNAERLLRLEATT from the coding sequence GTGAGCGGCGTCTTCGATCTGCACGCCCACGTCGTGCTCGGGGACGCGTTCGGCGCAGCCGGGAAGTACGGACCGTTCCACGGCGACGATGCCGAAGGACGCGAGTACTTCCGCGTCGGCGAGTACGAGATGAAGCCGATCCCGTACCGCCGTAGCCTGTTCATGAACGTCGACCTGCGGCTCGAAGCGATGGATCGCGTGGGCATCGAGCGGCAGATGCTCTCGCCCAATCCGCTCACCCTGTTCGGCAAGATCGAAGCGAGCCCGGCCGTCGACTTCGCTCGGGCGACCAACGACGCGATGGCCGCCATCGTGGCGCCGCACCCGAGTCGCCTGGTCGGCGCCGCGCAGGTCGCGCTGCAGGATCCCGACGCCGCGTGCGCCGAGTTGGAGCGAGCGGTCGACCAACTCGGTCTGGTCGCGGCGTACATCGGCACCGACTACGGCGTGGCGCTCGACGACCCGAGCCTCGACGACTTCTACCGAACCGTCGTCGCACGCGACGTGCCGCTGTTCATCCACGGCGTCACCAACGATGGCGTGGGCCCGGCGCCCGACCAACGTCTGCATCGCTTCGGCCTCGACCTGATCCTCGGTTACACGTACGAGGAGACGATGGCGGTGGCCTCGCTCGTCCTCGGCGGCGTGTTGGAGCGACACCCCGACCTCGACGTGTGCGTGTCGCACGGTGGTGGTGCGATCGCGTTCCTGGCGCAGCGGTTCGACTCGATGGCCTCGTTCCGGGGTCGCGACTCCGACTTCGCCGCCGACCTCCGTCGACTCTGGTTCGACTCGCACCTCGAGCCAGGCCGAGCACGCGACCTCGTCGTCGACACCGTCGGCGTCGATCGGATGGTCTACGGCACCAACTTCGGCGGGTGGGACACACCGGAGCAGACCGACGAGTTCGACGCCGGGCTCACACGCAACGCAGAACGACTGCTCCGACTGGAGGCCACGACATGA
- a CDS encoding ABC transporter substrate-binding protein — MIHRRSRRVAAVLISGALVAAACGGDDGDEPEAESTPTEVEAEPEATDADEPATSDEPETGGDDPPPSTAAPLEDADQITSEGEGSDDASLEPVPGGEITWGLTNDGTGFDTTGAVAPGSIRIISALNDSLAGLDIEGNWVPNLAQSIEPNDDYTVWTITTRPGVVFHDGEPVDGPAVAANLNAFKASPTAGFSFAPVTSITAVDDSTVEIVMSSPWAQFPQSLVSQAGWMVSPSTIGTNDTFIGTGPFMLESWTPGDGARIVKNPNYWRADEGLPYLDAVNFKFLPDQTVRRQAFDAGDLQGYLSPGDEDIVDFLEDDDVDVWIGTAGANEYLWLLNTTAPPFDDIRVRRAMAHAIDKQFIIDNFRSGLTTPANGPWNPSSKFYSENDYPQFDPAAAQALVDEYEAEVGPIEFELSIEPNPSVIEVAEVMMSFLADVGIEGSLKEIGQGQSAITALQDDYQAFSWFQFGAPDPDREYTFFHSSGGLLNWSNLVSADIDAGFDKGRVNVDEDIRREGYAQVLKALGDEVPMLWVDHLNGVEAVVTIPELHGIGVSLTLPDGSPALAMTDGAFFAWTGAWIEQ, encoded by the coding sequence ATGATCCATCGCCGTAGTCGACGCGTTGCAGCCGTTCTGATCTCGGGAGCGCTCGTCGCCGCCGCGTGCGGCGGGGACGACGGGGACGAACCCGAGGCAGAATCGACACCGACCGAGGTCGAGGCAGAGCCGGAGGCGACCGACGCCGACGAACCCGCGACGTCCGACGAACCCGAAACCGGCGGCGACGATCCACCGCCCAGCACGGCCGCTCCGCTCGAAGACGCCGATCAGATCACCAGCGAAGGCGAAGGCAGCGACGACGCCTCGCTCGAGCCGGTCCCCGGCGGCGAGATCACGTGGGGGCTCACCAACGACGGCACTGGCTTCGACACGACCGGCGCCGTCGCGCCGGGTTCGATCCGCATCATCTCGGCGCTCAACGACTCGCTCGCCGGTCTCGACATCGAAGGCAACTGGGTGCCCAACCTGGCACAGAGCATCGAGCCGAACGACGACTACACGGTCTGGACCATCACCACCCGGCCCGGTGTCGTCTTCCACGACGGCGAACCCGTCGACGGCCCGGCGGTGGCTGCCAACCTCAACGCCTTCAAGGCCAGCCCGACCGCCGGGTTCTCGTTCGCTCCGGTCACGTCGATCACGGCGGTCGACGACAGCACCGTCGAGATCGTCATGTCGTCGCCGTGGGCGCAGTTCCCGCAGTCGCTCGTCAGCCAAGCCGGCTGGATGGTGTCGCCGTCCACGATCGGCACCAACGACACGTTCATCGGAACCGGCCCATTCATGCTCGAGAGCTGGACACCGGGCGACGGCGCCCGAATCGTCAAGAACCCGAACTACTGGCGAGCCGACGAAGGGTTGCCGTACCTCGATGCGGTCAACTTCAAGTTCCTGCCCGACCAGACCGTGCGGCGTCAGGCGTTCGATGCCGGCGACCTGCAGGGCTACCTGAGCCCGGGTGACGAAGACATCGTCGACTTCCTCGAAGACGACGACGTCGACGTGTGGATCGGCACGGCCGGCGCCAACGAGTACCTCTGGCTGCTCAACACCACGGCGCCACCGTTCGACGACATCCGCGTCCGCCGCGCGATGGCCCACGCGATCGACAAGCAGTTCATCATCGACAACTTCCGGTCCGGGCTCACGACGCCTGCCAACGGCCCGTGGAACCCGTCGTCGAAGTTCTACTCGGAGAACGACTACCCGCAGTTCGACCCGGCCGCCGCGCAAGCGCTCGTCGACGAGTACGAGGCCGAGGTCGGCCCCATCGAGTTCGAACTCTCGATCGAGCCGAACCCGTCGGTGATCGAGGTCGCCGAAGTGATGATGTCGTTCCTCGCCGACGTGGGTATCGAAGGCTCGCTCAAGGAGATCGGTCAGGGCCAGTCGGCCATCACCGCCCTCCAAGACGACTACCAGGCGTTCTCGTGGTTCCAGTTCGGTGCGCCCGACCCCGACCGCGAGTACACCTTCTTCCACTCGAGCGGCGGTCTGCTCAACTGGTCGAACCTCGTCAGCGCCGACATCGATGCCGGCTTCGACAAGGGCCGGGTGAACGTCGACGAAGACATCCGTCGCGAAGGCTACGCGCAGGTCCTCAAGGCGCTCGGCGACGAGGTGCCGATGCTCTGGGTCGATCACCTCAACGGCGTCGAGGCCGTCGTGACGATCCCCGAACTGCACGGCATCGGCGTGTCGCTGACGCTGCCCGACGGCAGCCCGGCGCTGGCGATGACCGACGGAGCGTTCTTCGCCTGGACGGGTGCGTGGATCGAACAGTGA
- a CDS encoding ABC transporter permease: MMYIKRVVRLVFVFLVVTFFTFWLLDQGKSDLLAAKAGLNATPENVAQIKTELGLDGSFVSRYLEWLGNALTFDFGDSIVTNGFSSWELIRESLPKTLELMVLAEIIAITIAVPLAIASARRPGSWIDKWSSSGAFGLLALPSFVLGIYLSFVFGVKLGWFPTIVDDLPGLNDDPFDNLRQMLLPSVTLGLNLVAVYLRLLRSDLIETLQEDYVMLAQARGLSERRIMWRHVLRPSSLNFTTAVGLNVAGLVGGAFIVEVLFGINGMGRLVIQRVVLQDFEVVAAVVALLTVAYVTLNFLVDILYSILDPRIRHGAR; the protein is encoded by the coding sequence ATGATGTACATCAAGCGCGTCGTGCGCTTGGTCTTCGTCTTCCTCGTCGTCACGTTCTTCACGTTCTGGCTGCTCGACCAAGGCAAGAGTGACCTGCTCGCCGCCAAGGCCGGGCTCAACGCGACGCCGGAGAACGTCGCCCAGATCAAGACCGAACTGGGGCTCGACGGTTCGTTCGTGTCGCGCTACCTCGAGTGGCTCGGCAACGCGCTGACCTTCGACTTCGGCGACTCGATCGTCACCAACGGGTTCAGCAGTTGGGAGTTGATCCGAGAGTCACTGCCCAAGACGCTCGAACTCATGGTGCTCGCCGAGATCATCGCGATCACGATCGCAGTGCCGTTGGCCATCGCGTCGGCTCGCCGACCGGGGAGTTGGATCGACAAGTGGTCGTCGTCGGGCGCGTTCGGCCTGCTGGCGCTCCCGTCGTTCGTGCTCGGCATCTACCTGTCGTTCGTGTTCGGCGTGAAGCTGGGCTGGTTCCCGACGATCGTCGACGACCTGCCCGGCCTCAACGACGATCCGTTCGACAACCTGCGCCAGATGCTCCTGCCCTCGGTCACGCTCGGCCTCAACCTCGTGGCCGTCTACCTCCGTCTGCTTCGAAGCGATCTGATCGAGACGTTGCAGGAGGACTACGTCATGCTCGCCCAGGCACGCGGTCTGAGCGAGCGTCGCATCATGTGGCGCCACGTGCTGCGCCCGTCGTCGCTCAACTTCACCACCGCCGTGGGGCTCAACGTCGCCGGCCTCGTCGGTGGCGCCTTCATCGTCGAGGTGCTGTTCGGCATCAACGGCATGGGTCGCCTGGTCATCCAGCGCGTGGTGTTGCAGGACTTCGAAGTCGTCGCCGCCGTCGTTGCACTGCTCACGGTCGCGTACGTCACGCTGAACTTCCTCGTCGACATCCTGTACTCGATCCTCGATCCGAGAATTCGCCATGGCGCTCGTTGA